Genomic segment of Tiliqua scincoides isolate rTilSci1 chromosome 1, rTilSci1.hap2, whole genome shotgun sequence:
CTTTCATAGTCACTGACCAGCATGGCCAGAAATAGTACCAGCTGGGCTCTGCAGAAGGGGCAAAACTATGCAGAGTGGAGGAGGCTCAGTTCTCAGAGGCTCTCTTTAAAGTTCCATGGACAGTGTAAAGAGGTCAAAATGGGCACTTGACAAAAAGGCAGATGATAGGCAGATGCAAAAAGGCATATAACGGATGCTAAAGAGCCATAAATACCCAAGACGGAGGAAAGATTCAGATTCCACTCCAATAACATCCTGAagcactccccccacccctgcagaaaAGAATCATCACAGGAAGAAAAACCTGCAACATCCTTTATCCTCCTGAAGgatccacaggagaaggaaccactacattcagtattttttttttagaaaaccaGAGCACTCACTCTAACTGCAAACTACAAACATTTTTGCTTACTCcccaaaagttttttaaaaacacaaattttaTTAATTTTGCTTAAATTGTCAACAAACTCCAACTGCAACTACATCTTTACTCAACAGTAGACTTGATGTTCTTTGAATTGTAAGTGTAGCTTTTTACTTTCCAGAAATATGCAACAATATATTGTTATTTGGTTTGTTGTGCTATTACACAGCTCGGTGTCAATGAACTACTGCGCCAAGTACTCTGTGTACATTTTTCAGTCTTTTCCAGTAGTCCAAGAGCTAGAGGGCAATTGATGTGATGGAATTGTCTGGATGGGTTAGTCTGGATGGGTAGGAGTTGAAAGAACAACCTCTGGGACATATGAAAAGGCACTTCTTAGGCTCTGTGAGTGGTAGAACACAAAATTACACATGGcaattgaaaagaaaaatgcGAACTTTATAGTAGGTTTTCATTTTTTTGACTGCAGAGCAGGAAAGACTTTATTGTTGAGAAGTACATCTCCTTGTTTGATGTAGGGTTTCCCAACAAGAACAGTGATGATGGGCAAGAGACTTCCCATCTGCTCCCAGACTGAGCTCAGAAGAAAGTTGCTTAGCTGTCACAAGTGAACATTATACTTCTGACTGCTTCTTTGTGGAGACTTAACTAAAACCTCCTTTGGCTTGCTAGTCCACAGTTACAGGATAGACCAAGAAACTGCTCTTCCAAGCTAGCCATAGCCCCTGCAAGCCTCTGAATTAATGGTGCTGGTTTGCGTGGTCTCAGCAGCCACCATCCTATCTCACTAGAAAACAGGCTCCTGCTACCACAGCAAGATTGTCTGCTTGTGTGAGGAAATTTACTCACATCAATTAGCCAACATTTCAAGTCATTGTCCAGCCCAAGCACACAGTACACAGGTAAAGGAGCCTATCAGAGCAGCCTATGCTCCTAGGCCCAAATTTTCTAACAGAGATGCAGTTTCTCCCTTCTTAGGTTTCTTGCATGAGAGATATTTGGATTACTTGCACATCTGCCTTTGGCAATCAGACCACCTACCAGGAGATAAGTGCAAAATCTTTTCACTTACCTCCTACAGGCTGTCcaagctgcattagtgctggtgatgggggataggattggactaccaCTCTTGAAACActagaagagtcttgctggatcaggacaaaggcctatctagtccagctgactgtatctcacaatggcctaccagatgcctcagggagcgcacaagacaacaagatagttgtatcctgttgctactctctTGCACCCAGCACAGAGAGAGGCTGtctctaaaactcagaggttcTCTTAATGATATGAATTCCATGCATATATTTTATCATAAGTCATGGGGAGTTGCAGGGGGTTTctcagggggaaaggaaaggaagtctCACATGTagataaatcagtggttctcaaacttttagggagctttactccctaagtaagtctttgcaggggaggggccatgTGATAtctaggattgtgttgctaagggaggTGCTTTCACTcactgcaggctgcaggaggggtggggagtcctgtgcaaccctctgcagggcttctcaagcctTAGAATCTTCAAATGACACAATGATAAGCACCtcttggaaaccagaagtactttaCAATCATGTCGTTTGAAGATTctgagcctcagggagccctacagagggctgtgcagggctcccctcacctcctcgAGCCTGCAGCAGTGagtgaaagtaagtgaaagcagtCCCCTTAGCAATCTTGTGGATCAAATCAATGTCCTCATCCCTCCCCCTATCCCTTAAAGGGACCGGGGACCTTCACagaaactgatgggtcatgacctaccagtttgagaaccactgagctaaatgaACCAAGTTTTACATGAATTATCATCTCACCtgtatatataataattatataataataaatactgctaaataaaaataaatactgttaataaaatactgttaataataaccaCAAGACCCATTTACACTGGGTCTTTTCATAGGTCATTTTGGAATGGAGCAAAGGATTCTCTCTCCCTTACTTGAAAATATCCAAATTTCAGGTTTATAAATACAATCTAGTTCATGAATGTAAAGCTGCAAGCAACTGAAGAAAGAATTGGATAGTTCAATATACAggggagcctatttatccgcattagttctgttccgtgactcggcgtgaataacaaaaaacatgttgtgctaaattccatagagttatgcaaacacAGCCTACAGAGttacacttccagatggaaggaaactaaggcagctgttatcaatcccttcccctctgctcctctccatactcagccctcccgcttctttcacaggtgggatgctgaccttttaagagtccagccctatgcctgcctactcagaagtaagtcccactgtagtcaatggggcttactcccaggaaagtgtggtttgttttgtttgtgttggctggagcaggacagcctgcaccatggggggggggggcaaattaggcaaacacttcctgggatttttaaagcaatctcctctcctccccctccattctcagccctcaccgttgccagctgtccccgcttctttcacaggtgggatgctcaCCTTTTGAgaatccagtcctatgcgtttctactcagaagtaagtcccattctagtcaatggggcttactcccaggaaagtgtggagaggattgtagccttgctgggctgttttgtttccgtaggctggagcagggagagcctgcaccatggggggaggggatttggcaaacactccctgggttttttaaagcaattccctctgttgctaccgcacctgcccctgtgtgtgtgtgtgtgagggagggagggcgagcGAGCGCGCttgcactccaccttgctgcatgtgctctggctgcagaggttttcagccccctcttcagcctctttgctggctcaggggctccaagagtgttactgttcctttgcaaggggagcctcttccagggctccagggctatttccatgcctgtgccaggcagagcctttttgcagtgttttgggctgcctggaaaaggattgAGATGCCAGTgaagggcaaaggaagcaaaggtgtgtgtgaccttaggttcccccacccccacttgttgagacaaatctgcagataaaaaaatccgtggataaataggctgcacctgtactacaTAAGACCATCACGAAAGGAGAAAAATACTAGAATTGACTGAACTCTCCATGCACAATCAGATCAATGCCACATAGTCTAACAGATGTGAAGATAAAGGCAATTGAGCAAGTTCATATACAACTGTAAACCAGGCAAccaatacagagagagagaagaaagaaagaaagaaagaaagaaagaccaccacctccctccccaattCCAATTAACAGAGCAGGAAAAAGTTATTCTCACCATCTTCTTCACAAGGCAACTTCACGTCTTCCCCAGAAGCTGCATTGCTGGATATTGCCTGCAAGTCATAGTTGCTTCCAGGATTAATCGGGGTGTCCAACTTCAGGAGTAAATCCAGGTCTTCATCCAAGTGATCCATTTCCTGATGTGAAACTGAAGGGCCTTCCCTGAGGGCTTCTGACGAAAGACTTCCAAGTCCATCTTGATTTGGCAGCTTCACCTGGGCAGCAGGGTCGGTACCCTGGTAGTGGCTTGATGTGACTTTTCTCTGCCCCACCGTCTGCTGCTTGGGAGCCGTGGCCCTCTGTGGAGCATCACTACTTTTTGATTTAATCTGGGGGAGCGTGACAGGCGTTGTGCCCTCGAACCATGAAAAAAGACAGTTGTATGGTTGTGAATATTAGCAAAAGATCTTACCATTATTTATAAAGAAAATGCTGTTTAAGTATGAaaaagcatttatttaaaaactgAATGTACCACTTGCACAAGACTGAAATGAAATGCATGTCGcatgaagaagaaaaatacaCAGCAAGTGAGTCACTCATTACACAAACATTCCTAATATGATTATTTGAACATGGTTTCTTTCTCCCATCTACTATATGCTATTGATATTATTTATGCCATAATTATTTACAAGAGgctgtgtttttattccagttTTTCAGGCTCATGTGAGGCTCATGGCtttgttccttttgggaaaaggTAACAACTGAAGTCAGGGAAGGtaaattaggcccaaatcctaaccaactcttcAGAATGGAcacagctgtgcctgtggggcatctgctgcatcctgggttTGGGGgtagtcctcctcaaggtaagggaatgtttgtttccttacctgggagctgcattgcccttgcctcataagaacataacctcagtgctagaaagttggttaggattgcacccttagtgaaaCCGACATGTCAGAAAACCATTAAAGGTCCTTGACTGTTAAATATTAAGGACCCCACcctgtccaacattccagcactgatgcagtcatgccaatggggcatgtgctgccttctgtggtgagggggcagtcatggaggcctcctcaaggtaaggggatgtttgttcccttaccttgtggctgcactgaGACTCCaatggtgctggaatgttggatgcGACTGGGCCAAACTCTTTCCCCCAAGTTCATGTCAATCTTAATTTTGTCTAACAAGAAGTTTGCAAAATAATTTCAAATTAACTGGGAAGCAGTAGACAAAGTAAACAAACTTTAATCTTTGCTTATTTAATGCTCAGGTATTATTGACTTTCAGACGACCCGGGCCAGCACATTACTCAGTTcagtaacaaaaaagaaaaaggaagcaatTTGCATCAcaaatgcatgtctactcagaagcaagaaccactgtgttcaatgggacttactccctgaaaAGTGAGTATAATACTGTAGCCCTAAAGTCCCACCTTCCGAATTTCTTTGACCTTTTACTTCTAGTCATGACCTGCAGAAGAATCTGTAGATTTCATTGCAGAGCAGAATGTCCCACAACAATGCTTAAGAAAGCAGGCCCCTGACTGTGGTAGAAGAGGGTATGTGCAAAAGTGCGGAGAAAGGGCAAAGCAGGTTTAATTCCAAGTGCTAGGGAAATTAGACAGAGAGAGGCTACCATTGGAATCATATCTCCCTGAAATGCAAAGAGGTTCCCAAAATTTAGGGGATTCCCACTTACAGCAGCCACCAAAACAAACAGGAGCAAATATGGGACAGAAGCGTGGCACTCACTCATGTGCTGAGAGCAGGCAAATAACCAACAACAACGAAGAAGAAGTTCATTAAAAGGCCTGAACAAGCTTAATAATATAAAAGAAATAGGGAGAAAATCTGCAGGATCAAAAAGCAAAACACTTCAAAAATGGGAATAAGACCGACCAAAATAGGTGGTTGGAAAAATCCATCAAATTTCAGACACAAGAGGAAAACAGAAAGCACCCTGAAATCAAATTCTCGGATGCCTTCCTATCCATAGCTATTTACAATGTCCAGGAGAAGAGGGGGAACAGTTCCTGCATTTCAATGGGGAGTGGATGAGCCTTCTTCTCTAACACACCAACACATCAAAAATGAAGCACAGACAAcaacccagagcatccctgtgtgACCTTAAAAAATCTAGGGTTGCTTATGTTATGGGATCACCTGACCACATGAGTTAGGATCATTGAGACATTTCCCCCTTTATGTAACCGGATGAGTTTGGCTGCCTAACTGGTGGGCACATGCCCATCTCAGCAGGAAAGCTGGCCAGAATCCTTTGTTTGAGGGAGATCAAATGATGAAAGCACCCAATCCACATAATACTTATCTGTGATGCCAGCTGGCCCTTCTATAGTGGTGCTGAAAGATTACTACAGAAGTGTGTTTTATCGGTTTTTAGGATGCTAAAACACCACACAGACACCCAAGGGTTAAAATATCcttaaaaagataaaaataagcAACAGTTGGGGAAAAGAAAATAAGGGATTTTTTTTATCAACCACCCGAGTACAACTAagagcaggaaaagaaaagataTCCAGTCTTGGCATTTTTCTTGTTGAGAAGAGCATTTATTTCAGAAACAAATGCAAATTTCTCGACTATTTTCAAAAGAAATGACTTATTCCTGGTACAAGAAAAATGTGAGCAATATCAGCATCTGAGTCACTTTCAGCAATCTCGCAGGAGAACAAAACTGTCTTtagtagaactgcagcctttcctttccAGTGCAGACTGATTTTTCTAGTTTTTGATCACTGTAATCTTAGCTAGCAGACTTGCTTAACTCACGGGTCTCATTAGCTTTCTTCCTTTTATCCggatatttttgtttttttatggcTTGCAGAAAGCATTTTGTTGTTGTATTGTTAGCCAGTGTTCTAAACCCTGGACATAAACCACCATTTTGCGTATGCCCAATTGGCAGGTCTTCAGCTGAACTAGCTCCACTGCATACGACTTGATTATACCTGTACAAAGTTTCCTACCCAGGAGAGTAAATGTGAATGCAGTGTGCTAATCCAAGCAACTCTTTGGGGATGCTGGCCTTGCCGGAGATCCATTTGGCATGCGGACAATGCTTTGtttaaaggaacataagaacataagaacagccccactggatcaggccataggcccatctagtccagcttcctgtatatcacagcggcccaccaaatgccccagggagcacaccaggtaacaagagacctcatcctggtgccctcccttgcatctggcattctgacataacccatttctaaaatcaggaggttgcgcatacacatcatggcttgtaccccataatggatttttcctccagaaacttgtccaatccccttttaaaggcatctaggctagacgccatcaccacatcctgtggcaaggagttccacagaccgaccaaagGAAGCAATAACGTAAGTGCTGATGGCCAATGCCTCCATTTCACAGCCCTCTTCATTTTCAGATATGATATCCTGTGTGTATATGACACCATAGGCTGAATACATTCAAAGAACACAAGACTATACCCGTTTAAAATAAGATTCAAGAAATttacctgcaccagctcagcagCCACATTCAGTTTGAGATGCAGAGGCAGTTCTTCAAGTGCCTGGACCAAGGAGTGGCAATCAACATACAGCCCAGACAACTGAAAGACAAAAAATCAAACAGATTAAACCTACATTAACAATGATCTCACCTtcccctaagacagtggttcccaaactgtgagcagtggccatggaatccttgtgaaaaaaacatctgctgccctatacaatgtatagggttgcagccctaatgggcagccatggccaatagcccagtaggtcaagctGCCAGTCAAAAGAAGTTTAGTAACTACTGCCCTTAGGGTCCCCCTATTCATTTCAACGGTGGCTGCAGAACCATGAATGATCTGCCTATCCTGCAACAAACTGGGGGAGCCCATGTGCAAAAAAGCTCCTTGGCAGACTGGCGCATAAGTAAGGCTTTGAAGCTCAGTACCCATCTACATGGAAGAACCAAAACTAACTGTGTAATCAGGTGAGGGCATGCCAAACCCATGTCAGGACCACCATGGCAACAAAACTATAGAAATTAGAATTCTTAGaactcgggggtgggggggtgggacagACCATAAAAACTAGAAAGTTTCTAAAGAAGATGGGCAGATTCATGAATTCTTATTAATGAAAGAAATGGTATTCTCAGAACAGTGCCTATGACCCAGCTTTTCCCCAAGACTTTGCTCCAAGACTGCATCATTTAAAACTCATTTATTGTTATCAGCACTAATTTGAAGTTTCAAGAAGCCTTAAGTGGGAACATAACATAAAGGCATTTCGCTTATTGCCAATTCCAACAAGAGAAATCAAATTctgaaatgaataaattagaaTGTTTGCAGCACATTCAAATGACGTGTCAAAAGTATGTGACAAAAGGTGCTTGATTGATATGCAGGTGTATGAGAAGCACAAAATATTAATCCTTTGACTCAAAAGTTGGCTGAAATTCAGCTATGACTTGACTGATTAACTTCCAAAATGTCAAAGAGATGCACAGACTGTAAAGCAGATTTCATGAACAtgcagggggaaaggaaggaaagtgGTGTTGCAGCCATATTTCTCAAGCACCCAAGTGCAAAATCTTGTTGAAATGAAGGCTGAAATTAGACATCACAGCCTTCACAGATGTGGAGATGGAGGGCTGCTGTTCTGGGGTATCTCCACATGACGAGGGGCGCTGCCCTGCTTCACAGAGTTCCGTTCATGGCAGGGGCAGAGAAACTCACATTAGACATTACCAGTGAGATAAGGAAACTGAAACATGAAGCAGCAGTTCTGAGCAGCACCCTTACATCTGCTGAAGCCAGCTGAAGCATTCCCTTTGCACAATGCAAGAGGGGAGAAAGTGAAATGCTGGCCCGAAGACTCACCAGTCCAGTTTCCGACTCGCTTGCAATGGAACAATAATCCCCCCATGGGGGGTTCCAAAGCCcagagaggcagtgtgcatcttcctgctgcctctgtgggcttcagagtgacccttagaggtgaaaaaaaacactacttttTATGGCTTTTAAgacattctgagacctggggaagccttCCTTAAAAGGTATAAAAAGTCAATTCCCATTTCTCTTGGCATTTTTTTCACCTTTACGGGCCAttcggaagcctgcagaggcaacaGTGGACAGGTGCTccctctttgggcttcagaaagctctctggtgcagactggagaagagctttggtccccttcagagggtccaggtgggGCCCAAGCTAGATCCATGAATACAGGACTCGCAAATat
This window contains:
- the AVEN gene encoding cell death regulator Aven isoform X2, which produces MAPKAADNELEEEEKDQGSFSRRKIVSNWDRYENAEKEAQQEGGESQRGTDFSILLSSAGDSFTQFRFAEEKEWISENLCPKQLSGLYVDCHSLVQALEELPLHLKLNVAAELVQGTTPVTLPQIKSKSSDAPQRATAPKQQTVGQRKVTSSHYQGTDPAAQVKLPNQDGLGSLSSEALREGPSVSHQEMDHLDEDLDLLLKLDTPINPGSNYDLQAISSNAASGEDVKLPCEEDALDKTEEKCSSPPLQQVASKTITEEDLEDWLDSMIS